The proteins below come from a single Chryseobacterium bernardetii genomic window:
- a CDS encoding LysR family transcriptional regulator, translated as MVNLEWYRTFKAIYKTGTLTGAADALFISQPGVSLHLSSLEAYVGYKLFDRTGRKMIPTERGKVLFNAVAEPLTRLEDVEKNFQKSTEKHTPTISVGMCFETFQTTLEQYVSSLPFNLIISFGEYPEMLDQLDKGILDLIITPKKGSSPNIEHEAFSSEQIILVGGKDVDTDAFKKVLKTKDAEQIEAWLKNEKWYGTTGDMEHLFQYWTLNFGHKPNFRPNYIVPNLNSIIRCLKGGTGLAVVPDFLCKNEIGSGEIKLIWEGKKKLENTLYFGCRKKTNYQTEIDHIKGLFRKMMGK; from the coding sequence ATGGTTAATTTAGAATGGTATCGTACTTTTAAGGCGATCTATAAAACCGGGACATTGACAGGCGCAGCTGATGCCTTATTCATTTCGCAACCCGGAGTAAGCTTACATTTAAGCTCATTGGAAGCATATGTCGGATATAAACTGTTTGACAGAACCGGTAGGAAAATGATTCCTACAGAAAGAGGAAAAGTATTATTTAATGCAGTTGCTGAACCTCTTACCAGGCTTGAGGATGTAGAGAAAAATTTTCAAAAATCAACCGAAAAACATACCCCAACCATCAGTGTGGGAATGTGTTTTGAAACTTTTCAGACCACATTGGAGCAATATGTCTCATCATTGCCATTCAATCTGATTATCAGCTTTGGCGAGTATCCTGAAATGCTGGATCAGCTGGATAAAGGGATACTGGATCTTATCATCACGCCCAAAAAAGGATCTTCACCCAACATAGAACATGAAGCTTTTTCTTCAGAGCAGATTATTCTGGTTGGAGGAAAAGATGTAGATACAGATGCTTTCAAAAAGGTTTTAAAAACAAAGGATGCAGAACAGATCGAAGCGTGGCTGAAGAATGAAAAATGGTACGGAACCACCGGAGATATGGAACATCTTTTCCAATATTGGACTTTAAATTTTGGCCACAAACCGAATTTCCGCCCCAATTATATTGTTCCCAACTTAAACTCAATTATCCGTTGCCTGAAAGGAGGAACCGGACTAGCTGTTGTTCCGGATTTCTTATGTAAGAATGAGATAGGAAGTGGTGAAATTAAACTCATCTGGGAAGGAAAGAAAAAGTTAGAGAATACTTTATATTTCGGTTGTAGAAAAAAAACCAACTATCAAACGGAAATAGACCACATTAAAGGATTATTCCGTAAGATGATGGGTAAGTAA
- a CDS encoding GNAT family N-acetyltransferase — MSLQIEQYTFNKITKDSEIPYELLLLADETKEAIDHYIFNCDIYLLQDGTENIAVMALYKNSDTELEIKNIAVIESYRSKGIGSILIDKAKEIALDNHYKVLSVGTSDTGFQQIRFYEKNGFMKTGIRKDFFIENYPSPIYENGLQMRDMVLLTHHLTE; from the coding sequence ATGAGCTTGCAGATTGAACAGTATACTTTTAATAAAATTACCAAAGATTCAGAGATACCTTATGAATTATTATTGTTAGCTGATGAAACCAAAGAAGCTATTGATCACTACATTTTCAATTGTGATATCTATCTGTTACAAGACGGAACTGAAAATATTGCCGTTATGGCTTTATATAAAAACAGTGATACAGAACTGGAAATTAAAAATATCGCAGTTATTGAAAGCTACAGAAGCAAAGGAATAGGTAGTATTTTGATTGATAAGGCCAAAGAAATTGCTCTTGACAATCATTATAAAGTTCTGAGTGTCGGAACTTCAGATACAGGTTTTCAGCAGATCAGGTTTTATGAGAAAAACGGTTTCATGAAAACGGGAATACGCAAAGATTTCTTTATCGAAAATTACCCATCCCCGATTTATGAAAACGGTTTACAGATGCGGGACATGGTTTTACTTACCCATCATCTTACGGAATAA
- a CDS encoding aldo/keto reductase: MQKKTYTGQPVVTLNNGVDIPALGFGVWQMDDLKECENAVIKAIQTGYRMIDTAAIYQNETAVGDAVKNSGIDRDKLFITSKVWVQDHGYEKAKSAFQRTLSRLQMDYLDMYLIHWPYGDFLGTWKALEELYQEGKIKAIGVCNFTVEKLEELKANSTILPVINQIELHPVFQQKELQVYDRENNIVTQPWSPLGNGNANLLNNADLKAVAEKYGKTVAQVILRWHLQEGFVVIPKSVTPSRIEENFNVFDFQLTEDEMNIVRSLDTGKRLFFDPKDPEWEQKMLKSVADI, from the coding sequence ATGCAAAAGAAAACTTATACAGGGCAACCTGTAGTGACTTTAAATAACGGAGTTGATATTCCTGCTCTAGGCTTTGGAGTATGGCAGATGGATGATCTGAAAGAATGTGAAAATGCTGTGATAAAAGCTATTCAGACAGGATACAGAATGATTGATACAGCTGCTATTTATCAAAATGAGACTGCGGTGGGAGATGCAGTGAAAAACAGTGGTATAGACAGAGATAAGCTGTTTATCACTTCTAAAGTCTGGGTTCAGGATCATGGGTATGAAAAAGCAAAAAGTGCATTTCAGAGAACGCTGAGCAGGTTGCAGATGGATTATCTGGATATGTACCTCATCCACTGGCCATATGGTGATTTCTTGGGAACATGGAAGGCTTTGGAAGAGCTATATCAGGAAGGAAAAATTAAAGCGATCGGAGTTTGTAATTTTACTGTTGAAAAGCTTGAAGAACTCAAAGCAAACTCAACGATACTTCCGGTAATTAACCAGATTGAGCTGCATCCGGTTTTCCAACAAAAAGAATTACAGGTTTATGACAGAGAAAATAATATTGTAACACAGCCCTGGAGCCCGCTTGGAAACGGAAATGCCAACCTTTTAAACAATGCTGACCTGAAAGCAGTTGCTGAAAAATATGGAAAAACAGTAGCCCAGGTCATTCTGAGATGGCATCTGCAGGAAGGTTTTGTTGTGATTCCAAAGTCTGTAACACCATCAAGGATTGAAGAAAACTTTAATGTATTTGATTTTCAACTGACAGAAGATGAAATGAATATTGTTCGTTCTTTAGATACAGGAAAAAGACTGTTCTTTGATCCGAAAGATCCTGAGTGGGAACAAAAAATGCTTAAATCTGTAGCGGATATTTAG
- a CDS encoding NAD(P)H-dependent flavin oxidoreductase, giving the protein MFWPDTISKRLGVQYPVIQAPMFGVSTVQMVAAAARAGCLGSLALADLSADESIKLIRETKNLTDKPFAANIFVHHIPAITDDLKDKFFKTRQFLEQLAKDNDIPISLPDLEDLKVRSYHDLVDTVIEENCEIVSFTFGNLDDHSIQKLKGNGITLIGTCTSVNEAQILEKSGIDMICVQGTEAGGHRGTFDPDHILQIGGLSLLSQIYDHVKIPLIYAGGIYNGKTLQAAKDLGAQGFQVGNLLLASQESALQPFEKERLKKVREDEIMLTKSFSGRYARGVKNKFIEAVENSEYILPYPYQNKLTNALRKAAKSKQNADFVGIWVGQSIHDYSELSTEKILRNLIFQTQGK; this is encoded by the coding sequence ATGTTTTGGCCGGATACAATCAGTAAAAGATTAGGAGTACAATATCCTGTAATTCAGGCTCCAATGTTTGGAGTGAGTACTGTACAGATGGTTGCCGCAGCAGCACGTGCGGGCTGTCTGGGTTCTTTGGCATTGGCTGATCTTTCAGCAGACGAATCCATTAAACTGATTAGAGAGACAAAAAACCTAACGGATAAGCCTTTTGCAGCCAATATCTTTGTTCATCATATTCCTGCAATAACAGATGATTTAAAAGATAAATTTTTCAAGACCAGACAGTTTTTAGAACAGCTGGCAAAAGATAATGACATTCCAATAAGCCTTCCTGACCTGGAAGATCTTAAGGTGAGGTCTTATCATGACCTGGTAGATACAGTTATAGAAGAAAACTGTGAAATTGTGAGCTTTACTTTCGGAAACCTGGATGATCACAGTATTCAGAAACTAAAAGGGAATGGGATAACCTTAATTGGTACCTGTACTTCTGTAAATGAAGCCCAGATTCTGGAAAAATCAGGAATTGATATGATCTGTGTGCAGGGAACAGAGGCGGGGGGACACAGAGGAACTTTTGATCCGGATCATATTCTACAGATCGGAGGTTTATCATTATTATCGCAGATTTATGATCATGTGAAGATTCCATTGATCTATGCGGGTGGAATTTATAATGGTAAAACCCTGCAGGCGGCAAAAGATTTGGGAGCACAGGGATTCCAGGTAGGAAATCTTCTGTTGGCTTCTCAGGAAAGTGCTTTGCAGCCTTTTGAAAAAGAAAGACTCAAAAAGGTAAGAGAAGATGAGATTATGTTGACGAAAAGCTTTTCAGGAAGATATGCCAGAGGGGTTAAGAATAAATTTATTGAAGCTGTTGAAAATTCTGAATATATTTTACCCTATCCTTATCAGAATAAACTGACAAACGCTTTACGTAAAGCAGCAAAATCTAAACAGAATGCGGATTTTGTAGGGATTTGGGTTGGGCAGTCTATCCACGATTACAGTGAGCTTTCTACCGAGAAAATCCTGAGAAATCTCATATTTCAAACACAAGGGAAGTAA